Proteins encoded by one window of Silvibacterium dinghuense:
- a CDS encoding ABC transporter ATP-binding protein: MELSSTDSSFSPQGLPALRPSAPSSHPKAIEVVDLRKEYTTGRGKLVLFDGLSFEVPAGEMLAIVGESGAGKSTLLHILGALDSPSSGDVYCASIRLRNMTSSQAATFRNREVGYVWQFHYLLPEFTALENVAMPLLARGESPAKANDAARKWLAEVELADRATHRAGELSGGEQQRVSLARALVTGPKVLLADEPTGDLDSRTAGVVFDLIERLHHTHHLTSVIVTHNTELAERCNRILRLKKGRLDEVSPRSPANEPVPV, translated from the coding sequence ATGGAGCTTTCCTCGACCGATTCGTCGTTTTCTCCGCAGGGGCTCCCCGCGTTGCGACCTTCTGCCCCCTCGTCTCATCCAAAGGCCATCGAAGTGGTGGATTTGCGGAAGGAGTACACCACGGGGCGGGGCAAACTGGTCCTGTTCGACGGTCTGAGCTTTGAGGTTCCGGCCGGGGAAATGCTGGCCATCGTAGGCGAGTCCGGGGCGGGGAAAAGCACGCTTCTGCACATCCTCGGCGCCCTTGATAGCCCATCCAGCGGTGACGTATACTGCGCGTCAATCCGCTTGAGAAATATGACCTCCAGCCAGGCTGCCACCTTTCGCAATCGCGAGGTCGGCTATGTCTGGCAGTTTCACTACCTTCTGCCCGAATTTACCGCGCTCGAGAATGTCGCCATGCCGCTGCTGGCGCGTGGGGAGAGCCCTGCGAAAGCCAACGATGCAGCCCGCAAATGGCTGGCAGAGGTGGAGTTGGCGGACCGCGCCACGCATCGGGCGGGGGAGTTGTCCGGCGGCGAACAGCAGCGGGTTTCGCTGGCCCGGGCTCTGGTGACCGGACCGAAGGTGTTACTTGCGGACGAACCGACGGGGGATTTGGACAGCCGGACGGCGGGTGTAGTGTTTGATCTGATCGAGAGGTTGCATCATACGCACCATCTGACGTCAGTGATTGTGACGCACAATACAGAGTTGGCGGAACGATGTAACAGGATTCTGCGCCTGAAGAAAGGGCGCCTGGACGAAGTTTCACCGCGGTCCCCGGCGAATGAGCCGGTCCCGGTGTGA
- a CDS encoding zinc dependent phospholipase C family protein, which yields MRVLHHCRILLAALLLPCMAQSGFGYSVLTHQQIVDLAWRESIRPVLLSRYPHTTEEELRRAQSYAYGGCAIQDAGYYPFGKEFFSALTHYVRTGDFVAALIRDARDVDELAFALGALSHYLGDSYGHQDATNPSTAIEFPGLAAKYGPVVTYDESPHGHVRTEFAFDVNQLSKRRFAPSAYLQHIGLRVPSRLLDQAFYETYGLELRSIVHDRRAATQSYRWAVRTFVPDFAYGEVLLHGKSMPADLPSPDFQQFEKRLSDADFQNGWEQYRKEPGIRTHLVAFLILIVPKIGPMSYLAIRGPNQETEEKYVVSVNRTIDRYQQILARLAAEPQVDPRLAMQLENRDLDTGYPVRPGAYPLTDKTYARLLDRLVRSDVPVPESLRQDIEAYYADPNAPITTRKNRKAWRRVQTELIALHAMPSAPLHAAE from the coding sequence ATGCGCGTTCTTCATCACTGCCGGATTCTGCTTGCCGCACTGCTTCTGCCCTGCATGGCGCAATCCGGTTTCGGTTATTCGGTGCTGACACATCAGCAGATCGTCGATCTTGCCTGGCGTGAGTCGATCCGGCCGGTGCTGTTGAGCCGCTATCCGCATACGACGGAAGAAGAGCTGCGCCGGGCGCAGTCCTATGCTTACGGCGGATGCGCGATCCAGGATGCGGGCTACTACCCCTTCGGGAAGGAGTTCTTCAGCGCGCTGACGCACTACGTGCGCACCGGGGACTTTGTTGCGGCGCTGATTCGCGATGCGCGCGACGTAGACGAGCTGGCCTTCGCACTCGGGGCGCTCTCCCATTACCTGGGCGACAGCTACGGACATCAGGATGCAACGAATCCTTCGACGGCGATCGAGTTTCCCGGCCTCGCGGCGAAATATGGGCCGGTTGTCACCTATGACGAGAGTCCGCATGGGCATGTCCGGACGGAATTCGCTTTTGATGTGAACCAGCTCAGCAAGCGGCGGTTCGCGCCTTCGGCCTACCTGCAGCACATCGGGCTGCGCGTGCCCTCGCGGCTGCTGGACCAGGCCTTTTATGAGACCTATGGCCTGGAACTGCGCAGCATCGTGCATGACCGCAGGGCTGCTACCCAGAGCTATCGCTGGGCTGTCCGCACCTTTGTCCCGGATTTTGCGTATGGCGAAGTTCTGCTTCACGGGAAGAGCATGCCCGCGGATCTGCCATCCCCTGATTTTCAGCAGTTCGAAAAGCGGTTGTCCGATGCGGACTTTCAGAATGGCTGGGAGCAATACCGGAAAGAGCCTGGCATCCGGACGCATCTGGTGGCTTTTCTGATCCTGATCGTGCCCAAGATCGGGCCGATGTCGTACCTGGCGATTCGCGGACCGAATCAGGAGACGGAGGAGAAGTACGTGGTCAGCGTGAACCGTACGATAGACCGCTATCAGCAGATCCTGGCCCGGCTTGCGGCCGAGCCCCAGGTCGATCCGCGCCTGGCGATGCAGCTGGAAAACCGCGATCTCGATACCGGCTACCCGGTGCGGCCGGGGGCGTATCCGCTGACGGATAAGACCTATGCGCGACTGCTCGACCGGCTGGTACGGTCGGATGTTCCTGTGCCGGAGTCTCTGCGGCAGGATATCGAGGCGTACTATGCCGATCCGAACGCTCCGATTACGACGCGGAAGAACCGGAAGGCGTGGCGCCGGGTGCAGACGGAGCTGATCGCGCTGCATGCGATGCCTTCCGCGCCGCTGCATGCTGCGGAGTGA
- a CDS encoding FtsX-like permease family protein, with protein MRFELFIAARYLRAKRRQAVVGVITVISIVGVAVGVASLIIALAITNGMTRDLRDRLVSSTAHVDLLRVQNDGIRDWRALTERLRHLPHVTADAPGLYEPVLLSRGSLSGGAMLKGIIPGDEKTVSGLLDHLKAGSAADLAPDAQDTISVAGEATPPIVIGSDLADSIDATVGSTVMAISPQGTLTPYGLLPKLQRFRVVGIFHSGFYQYDSNFGFLRLKDAQTLFSEPDLVSLISFKVDNLYHADRIAKEIEQAAGPGFMTTNWMEQNRELFHALRLEQVVTFIVIGLIVCVAALNILIALTMMVMEKTKDIAVLMSLGVQPAQIRRIFLMQGFLISVIGTIFGLILGYLICWIGGHYRFPLSAEVYSIDYLPFAPRLSDGVLVTALSLGVSLLATLYPSSSAARVLPAEALRYE; from the coding sequence ATGCGTTTTGAACTTTTCATTGCCGCCCGCTATCTTCGCGCCAAGCGCCGCCAGGCGGTGGTCGGCGTTATTACAGTGATTTCGATTGTGGGCGTGGCTGTAGGTGTGGCGTCGCTGATTATCGCGCTGGCCATTACGAATGGCATGACCCGCGATCTGCGGGATCGTCTGGTCAGCTCGACGGCGCACGTGGATCTGCTGCGGGTGCAGAATGACGGCATCCGCGACTGGCGCGCGCTTACGGAGCGGTTGCGCCATCTGCCTCATGTCACGGCGGATGCGCCGGGTCTTTATGAGCCGGTGCTGCTTTCGCGCGGGTCGCTCTCAGGCGGTGCGATGCTGAAGGGCATCATTCCTGGCGATGAGAAAACAGTCAGTGGTTTGCTCGATCACCTGAAGGCCGGCTCGGCTGCAGACCTTGCGCCGGATGCGCAGGACACAATCAGCGTCGCAGGCGAGGCGACGCCGCCGATTGTGATCGGCAGCGATCTTGCGGACTCCATCGATGCGACGGTGGGCTCGACGGTGATGGCGATCAGTCCGCAAGGGACGCTGACGCCCTATGGTTTGTTGCCCAAGCTGCAACGCTTTCGCGTTGTGGGCATCTTTCACTCCGGCTTTTATCAGTACGATTCGAATTTCGGCTTCCTGCGCCTGAAAGATGCGCAGACGCTCTTCAGCGAGCCGGATCTGGTTTCGCTGATCTCGTTCAAAGTCGATAATCTCTACCACGCCGATCGCATTGCGAAGGAGATTGAGCAGGCGGCGGGACCGGGCTTCATGACGACGAACTGGATGGAGCAGAACCGCGAGCTCTTCCACGCGCTGCGCCTTGAGCAGGTGGTGACCTTCATCGTGATCGGGCTGATTGTCTGTGTGGCAGCGCTGAATATTCTGATCGCGCTGACGATGATGGTGATGGAGAAGACCAAGGATATTGCGGTGCTGATGTCGCTGGGTGTGCAGCCGGCACAGATCCGCCGCATCTTCCTGATGCAGGGATTTCTCATCAGCGTGATCGGTACCATCTTCGGCCTGATTCTCGGGTATCTCATCTGTTGGATAGGCGGCCACTATCGGTTTCCGCTTTCGGCGGAGGTGTATTCGATCGACTATCTGCCGTTTGCGCCGCGACTGTCCGATGGCGTATTGGTGACGGCGCTTTCGTTGGGGGTTTCGCTGCTGGCGACGCTCTATCCTTCGAGCTCGGCGGCGCGCGTGCTGCCGGCTGAGGCGCTGCGCTACGAATAG
- a CDS encoding WD40 repeat domain-containing protein, translating to MQSSYEELEKGKPEGVAITSDGHLIAGPSSRLVTTTPSTYLWSVAADKDGNAYVATGTPATVLRITPDGKTTKLFTTKDLSVQAVRVGPDGAVYAATLPSGKVYRLDPQATDRTEENATLVFDPAATQEKPKYVWDMAFDAQGRLYIAAGGPAAVYRVAPGGKPELFFKSDEEHIRSLAFAPDGNLIAGSDGTGLVYRIDRNGKGYVIYDAPKREITSVAVSPQGAVYAAAVGEKGHNSLPTLPVQGNVSVTATITVVQPGSVQAFNGNTVIPDGSEIVEIAANGAPRKLWSGHDDIVYALRWTPQGLVAATGNRGRIYRIQEDGTFADIVHLDSSQATGFADTARGTWVATANTGKLYLLSHDDAPDGSYTSDVFDAGVFSQWGRAEVDSSAAAPASAFELYARAGNIENPERAWSDWKKVTPNDGAIGVDAARFVQWKAVLHPGANLDSVGVNYLPVNVAPVVDEIVVQTGVRANTAAAMPSLPQPTTINFPTPQNAGIINLGQEPGREPLPGIRDKSAVTARWLAHDDNGDDLVFSIYYRGDGEQNWQLLKDKVTDRFLTFDAAALPDGPYHLKIVASDAPSHNPGDALSGERVSERFVIDTTPPNITGMTAKLVTGRIHVELSATDAATPIDHAEYSVDAGPWQYVEPVGHISDSLTEHYAFDATLHPLQPGEPAPVNASEHTVTVRVYDRYDNMVAAKSVVR from the coding sequence TTGCAATCCAGCTATGAAGAGCTGGAAAAGGGAAAGCCTGAAGGGGTCGCGATCACCAGCGACGGCCACCTGATTGCCGGACCTTCGAGCCGCCTTGTCACCACGACGCCTTCGACTTATCTCTGGTCCGTTGCCGCCGATAAGGACGGGAACGCGTATGTCGCCACCGGGACACCGGCTACGGTGCTGCGCATTACTCCCGATGGCAAGACGACGAAGCTCTTCACGACGAAAGATCTGAGCGTGCAGGCGGTGCGTGTCGGGCCGGATGGTGCGGTGTATGCGGCGACGTTGCCCTCGGGCAAGGTGTACCGGCTCGATCCGCAGGCAACGGATCGCACCGAAGAGAATGCCACGCTGGTTTTCGATCCTGCCGCTACGCAGGAGAAGCCGAAGTATGTCTGGGACATGGCTTTCGATGCGCAGGGACGGCTCTACATCGCGGCCGGCGGACCGGCGGCGGTGTACCGGGTTGCGCCTGGCGGCAAGCCAGAGCTCTTTTTCAAGAGCGACGAGGAGCATATCCGCTCGCTGGCCTTTGCGCCGGATGGCAATCTCATCGCAGGTTCGGACGGCACCGGGCTGGTGTACCGCATCGATCGCAATGGCAAGGGATATGTGATCTATGACGCACCGAAGCGTGAGATCACCTCGGTAGCCGTTTCACCGCAGGGAGCGGTCTACGCCGCCGCGGTGGGCGAGAAGGGGCACAACTCGCTGCCGACGCTGCCGGTACAGGGAAATGTATCTGTTACAGCGACGATTACAGTTGTGCAGCCGGGTTCGGTGCAGGCATTCAACGGCAACACGGTGATTCCCGATGGCTCGGAGATTGTAGAGATTGCCGCGAATGGCGCGCCGCGCAAGCTCTGGTCCGGGCATGACGATATTGTTTACGCGCTGCGCTGGACGCCGCAGGGACTTGTCGCGGCGACCGGCAATCGCGGGCGAATCTATCGCATCCAGGAAGATGGCACCTTTGCGGATATTGTGCACCTCGATTCCTCGCAGGCGACGGGCTTTGCGGACACGGCGCGGGGGACGTGGGTAGCGACTGCGAACACCGGCAAGCTCTATCTGCTCTCGCATGACGACGCGCCAGACGGCAGCTACACCAGCGATGTCTTCGATGCCGGAGTCTTCTCGCAGTGGGGACGCGCCGAGGTGGATTCTTCCGCTGCGGCTCCGGCTTCGGCCTTTGAGCTTTATGCCCGCGCTGGAAACATTGAAAACCCCGAGCGAGCTTGGAGCGACTGGAAAAAGGTGACGCCGAATGACGGTGCGATCGGTGTCGATGCGGCGCGTTTCGTACAGTGGAAGGCTGTGCTGCATCCGGGCGCCAATCTGGATTCTGTCGGAGTGAACTATCTGCCGGTGAATGTGGCTCCGGTGGTCGATGAGATTGTGGTGCAGACGGGCGTGCGAGCAAATACGGCTGCTGCGATGCCGTCCTTGCCTCAGCCTACGACAATCAACTTTCCCACACCGCAGAACGCAGGGATCATCAACCTGGGACAGGAGCCCGGGCGTGAGCCGTTGCCCGGCATTCGCGACAAGTCGGCAGTGACGGCGCGCTGGCTCGCGCATGACGACAATGGCGACGATCTTGTCTTCTCGATTTACTATCGCGGCGATGGCGAGCAGAACTGGCAGCTCCTGAAGGACAAGGTGACGGACCGCTTCCTCACCTTTGACGCCGCCGCTTTGCCCGATGGGCCGTATCACCTGAAGATCGTGGCCAGCGATGCGCCTTCGCATAATCCGGGCGATGCGCTGAGCGGCGAGCGAGTGAGCGAGCGGTTTGTGATCGATACGACGCCGCCGAATATCACAGGCATGACGGCGAAACTGGTTACAGGCAGGATTCATGTCGAGCTTTCAGCTACGGATGCCGCGACGCCGATCGATCATGCGGAGTACTCCGTGGATGCAGGGCCGTGGCAGTATGTCGAGCCGGTCGGCCATATCTCCGACTCGCTGACCGAGCATTATGCCTTCGATGCAACGCTGCATCCGCTACAGCCGGGCGAGCCTGCTCCGGTGAATGCGAGCGAGCACACGGTTACGGTGCGCGTATATGACCGCTATGACAATATGGTGGCCGCAAAGAGCGTGGTGCGCTAA
- a CDS encoding NAD(P)-dependent alcohol dehydrogenase, which produces MSFIQGYAVHAAGAELLPFKYKTGELNPYDVEVRISHCGVCHSDAHLIDNDWGISQYPLIPGHEIVGMVSAVGSAVLGLEVGTRVGIGWQANSCGRCEWCRKGEENLCASAQPTCVHRHGGFADAIRVNARFAVPLPESLESDTTAPLLCAGITVYSPLRSLGINPTSRVGIIGLGGLGHLAVQFARVFGAEVTAISTSASKEQEARELGAHHFVNSRESKSIKELTGSFDLIISTITADLDWAAFVQTLRPHGTLCFVGAPEKPISLPGFPLISVQRSVCGSNTGSPGRIAEMLDVAARHNIRARIESFRMSEANQALGRLRKGQLRYRAVLGN; this is translated from the coding sequence ATGTCATTCATTCAGGGCTATGCTGTGCACGCAGCCGGGGCGGAACTCCTGCCCTTCAAGTACAAAACCGGCGAACTGAATCCCTACGACGTGGAAGTGCGCATCTCGCATTGTGGCGTCTGCCATTCCGATGCTCACCTCATCGACAATGACTGGGGCATCAGCCAGTATCCGCTGATCCCCGGCCATGAGATCGTGGGCATGGTTTCGGCGGTGGGCTCGGCGGTGCTCGGGCTGGAGGTGGGGACGCGCGTGGGCATTGGGTGGCAGGCCAACTCCTGCGGACGCTGCGAATGGTGCCGCAAGGGAGAAGAGAATCTCTGCGCCAGCGCTCAGCCGACCTGCGTGCATCGGCATGGCGGTTTTGCCGATGCGATCCGCGTGAATGCGCGTTTTGCGGTGCCGCTGCCGGAGTCGCTGGAGAGCGATACGACGGCGCCGTTGTTGTGCGCGGGTATCACGGTATATTCGCCGCTGCGCAGCCTGGGCATTAACCCGACCTCGCGCGTGGGCATCATCGGCCTGGGGGGATTGGGGCACCTTGCGGTGCAGTTCGCCCGCGTCTTCGGCGCGGAGGTGACGGCAATTTCCACGTCTGCCTCGAAGGAGCAGGAGGCTCGCGAGCTGGGCGCGCATCATTTTGTGAACTCGCGCGAGTCGAAGTCCATCAAGGAGCTGACGGGCAGCTTCGACCTTATTATCTCGACCATTACAGCGGATCTTGACTGGGCCGCATTCGTGCAGACGCTCCGTCCGCATGGCACGCTCTGTTTTGTCGGCGCACCGGAGAAGCCGATCTCGCTCCCGGGCTTTCCGCTGATCTCGGTGCAGCGCAGCGTCTGCGGATCGAACACGGGCAGCCCGGGCCGCATTGCCGAGATGCTCGATGTGGCCGCGCGCCACAATATCCGGGCTCGCATTGAGAGTTTCCGCATGTCCGAGGCCAACCAGGCGCTGGGACGGCTGCGCAAGGGGCAGCTTCGCTACCGCGCGGTGCTGGGAAACTAA